A single window of Rubripirellula lacrimiformis DNA harbors:
- a CDS encoding CHASE domain-containing protein — MRKVRSHQIEQSADPNGCVLATLSMQDRYAKWCHQVTTAWGVLVVSLLLTGLAWHLTNRHVDRRKRDHFNFRIAEVQSKIEERMLQYEQVLRDGAALYTASEKVTRQEWRDYVRLCQIPEYFPGIQAMAVSIVVHPDDKQSHIDSVRAEGFPHYQLHPEGDRDLYSAILFIEPFDWRNQRAFGYDMYSEAVRREAMDRAARSGEPAVSGKITLVQETDHDVQAGVLCYLPVYANRPLSDAEERREALRGWVYAAFRLDDLMAGIVGDNITDISFQIFDTADISQTQILFDSEGADPKSAKDLSGGFIQRKIVPVSGRDWTIQFAATSGSFASVDPFLSPSVAIAGLLIDILLFLVISSIGRQRSTALRLAEQMTREFKESESCTRSILENASDAILLVAMDGKIAIANEAANRIFQPEQSSVGANPLTESSFDDYLDKQTFAEIIHTATSSDGFANGCEDGILARCRRHDGTTFRCRMSIGAVDGDDGYIVIARDETARLAFEKELAETNRQLVSASHKAGMAEVATGALHNVGNSLNGVSTSSSLIEAMLDDSPISSLSKAVTMINQNRDNLGHYLVHDKQGKHFAAYLTQVTAALVDQKEKLAEENSQLGDHVRHINQIIRSQQDQASSAVVVTEESVSELMTQAALVNFGRHPDYDIVIEHNFQTPTTIMTDRNKVLQVLVNLVANAQDAVRDVMDTARTVSLYVEDLDNEVRFVVSDNGPGISAVDLPRIREFGFTTKTDGHGFGLHSCAIVAEELHGDLQIQNNASGVGARFTLILPLSNPDSVPNQGSRLVPVMAVADVHSPAVEPTVGADR; from the coding sequence ATGCGAAAAGTGAGGTCTCATCAGATCGAACAATCCGCGGATCCAAACGGATGCGTGCTGGCAACGCTGTCGATGCAAGATCGATACGCCAAATGGTGCCATCAGGTGACGACGGCGTGGGGTGTGTTGGTGGTGTCGCTATTGCTGACCGGATTAGCATGGCATTTGACAAATCGCCACGTGGATCGACGCAAACGCGACCACTTCAATTTTCGCATCGCAGAAGTGCAAAGCAAGATCGAAGAACGCATGCTGCAGTACGAGCAGGTGCTTCGCGATGGCGCTGCCCTGTACACCGCCAGCGAAAAAGTCACCCGACAAGAGTGGCGTGACTACGTCCGGCTGTGCCAGATCCCAGAGTATTTCCCTGGCATCCAAGCCATGGCGGTGTCCATCGTTGTGCACCCGGACGACAAGCAATCGCACATCGATTCGGTCCGCGCCGAAGGATTCCCCCACTATCAATTGCATCCCGAAGGTGATCGGGACCTGTACTCTGCGATCCTATTCATCGAACCCTTTGATTGGCGAAACCAGCGTGCCTTTGGATACGACATGTATTCCGAAGCCGTTCGCCGCGAAGCGATGGACCGCGCCGCTAGATCCGGCGAACCGGCCGTATCCGGGAAGATCACACTGGTTCAGGAAACCGATCATGACGTGCAAGCCGGCGTTCTTTGCTACCTGCCGGTCTACGCCAATCGGCCGCTATCGGATGCCGAGGAACGACGAGAGGCACTTCGAGGCTGGGTTTACGCCGCGTTTCGGCTAGACGACCTGATGGCTGGCATCGTGGGCGACAACATCACGGACATCTCGTTCCAAATTTTTGACACCGCAGACATCTCGCAGACCCAAATCCTATTTGACAGTGAAGGTGCGGATCCAAAGTCCGCGAAAGATCTTTCCGGTGGATTCATCCAACGCAAGATCGTCCCGGTATCAGGACGCGATTGGACGATCCAGTTCGCAGCCACGTCCGGTTCCTTTGCCTCTGTTGATCCATTTCTCAGTCCTTCGGTTGCGATCGCTGGACTGCTGATCGACATCCTGCTGTTTCTGGTGATCTCGTCGATCGGCCGCCAACGTTCGACGGCCCTCCGATTGGCCGAACAAATGACCAGGGAATTCAAAGAGAGCGAATCGTGCACACGTTCGATCCTAGAAAACGCATCTGACGCAATCTTGTTGGTCGCGATGGACGGGAAGATCGCGATTGCGAATGAAGCCGCCAATCGCATTTTCCAACCCGAGCAATCTTCGGTCGGGGCCAACCCGCTGACGGAATCTTCATTCGACGACTATTTGGACAAGCAGACGTTTGCCGAGATCATTCATACCGCGACATCCAGCGATGGTTTCGCCAACGGCTGCGAGGACGGAATCCTGGCTCGCTGCCGACGTCACGACGGCACAACATTCCGATGTCGCATGTCGATTGGCGCCGTCGATGGTGACGATGGCTACATCGTGATCGCAAGAGACGAAACCGCTCGGCTGGCATTCGAAAAAGAACTCGCCGAAACCAATCGCCAACTGGTCAGCGCGTCCCACAAGGCCGGCATGGCCGAAGTGGCTACAGGTGCCCTTCACAACGTGGGGAACTCCCTGAACGGTGTCAGTACTTCATCAAGCTTGATCGAAGCGATGCTAGACGACAGCCCCATTTCTAGCCTGTCCAAAGCGGTCACCATGATCAATCAAAATCGCGACAACCTGGGACATTATCTAGTCCACGACAAACAAGGGAAGCATTTCGCCGCGTATCTGACTCAGGTGACCGCAGCCTTGGTCGACCAGAAGGAAAAGTTGGCCGAAGAAAACAGCCAACTCGGCGACCATGTTCGTCACATCAATCAGATCATTCGATCCCAGCAGGACCAAGCATCGTCGGCGGTTGTCGTGACGGAAGAATCGGTATCCGAACTGATGACCCAAGCGGCGTTGGTGAACTTTGGACGCCATCCCGATTACGACATTGTGATCGAACACAACTTCCAAACGCCCACGACGATCATGACCGATCGCAACAAAGTGTTGCAGGTGTTGGTCAACTTGGTTGCGAATGCGCAGGACGCCGTTCGTGATGTCATGGATACGGCCCGAACGGTATCCCTGTACGTGGAAGACCTCGACAACGAAGTGCGGTTCGTCGTCAGCGACAACGGGCCTGGAATCTCGGCAGTCGATCTGCCGAGAATTCGCGAATTCGGATTCACGACCAAAACCGATGGGCACGGATTTGGCCTGCATTCCTGCGCCATCGTGGCTGAGGAACTTCACGGCGACCTGCAGATCCAGAACAACGCCTCCGGAGTCGGAGCCCGGTTCACATTGATTCTTCCGTTGTCGAATCCGGATAGCGTGCCAAACCAAGGATCCAGATTGGTTCCCGTGATGGCCGTTGCCGACGTCCACTCGCCGGCAGTGGAACCAACCGTGGGAGCCGACAGATGA
- a CDS encoding ABC transporter substrate-binding protein: MIFPDTGHRYSICATIVVCCVVLFAPSPLRAATHDPNTNIVLGMSTALSGPASDLGINMKLGVDLALKDVNHRGGIGGKPIRLVALDDGYEPARTIINMRQLIEKENVLGVIGNVGTPTAIAAVPIANETRTPFLAAYSGAGVLRRDPPDRYVVNYRASYAEETTAMVNALITQVGLKPTEVAFFTQRDGYGDAGFIGGIQALKKHGLQSENQIVHGRYERNTLAVELALAEIMLHKVPPKAIIMVGAYAPCAQFIRLAKSMDYHGLFLNVSFVGSLSLARELAEQSTGVIVTQVVPHPNSELPIAIRYRQAMQQFGPQPADYSFGSLEGFIAARILISALQSKHFDGGRESVIRSLESMGDFPMGLPEPLRLTTTDHQASHMVWPTVLINGSVVPIEWSDLSGERTRE, encoded by the coding sequence ATGATTTTTCCAGACACGGGTCACCGATATTCAATCTGTGCCACGATCGTCGTTTGCTGCGTTGTGTTGTTTGCACCATCACCGCTAAGGGCTGCGACACACGATCCAAACACGAACATCGTATTGGGCATGTCCACAGCGTTATCCGGGCCTGCGAGCGACTTGGGCATCAACATGAAGCTTGGCGTGGACTTGGCATTGAAAGACGTCAACCACCGCGGCGGCATAGGCGGCAAGCCGATCCGTTTGGTTGCGTTGGACGATGGCTACGAACCCGCCAGAACGATCATCAACATGCGGCAACTGATCGAAAAAGAAAATGTTCTCGGTGTGATCGGCAATGTGGGCACACCGACCGCGATCGCTGCGGTTCCGATTGCAAACGAAACTCGCACACCGTTTTTGGCAGCCTACTCTGGCGCCGGCGTTCTGCGACGCGATCCGCCCGACCGATATGTCGTCAACTATCGCGCCAGTTACGCAGAAGAAACCACCGCAATGGTCAATGCTTTGATCACGCAGGTTGGATTGAAGCCGACCGAGGTCGCGTTCTTTACTCAGCGCGACGGATATGGCGACGCCGGATTCATCGGTGGCATCCAGGCACTGAAGAAACATGGTCTTCAAAGTGAGAACCAAATCGTACACGGACGCTATGAACGCAACACACTAGCGGTTGAACTGGCGTTGGCCGAGATCATGCTGCACAAGGTACCGCCGAAAGCCATCATCATGGTCGGGGCATACGCCCCCTGCGCCCAGTTCATTCGATTGGCCAAATCGATGGACTATCACGGTCTGTTTCTGAACGTTTCATTTGTGGGGTCGCTGTCACTGGCACGCGAATTGGCGGAACAGTCCACCGGCGTGATCGTCACGCAGGTCGTTCCGCATCCGAATTCCGAATTGCCGATCGCCATCCGCTATCGGCAGGCGATGCAGCAGTTCGGTCCCCAACCTGCGGACTACAGTTTCGGGTCGCTGGAAGGTTTCATCGCCGCCCGCATCTTGATATCCGCGTTGCAATCGAAGCACTTTGACGGAGGCCGCGAAAGCGTCATTCGTTCGCTCGAATCGATGGGCGACTTCCCCATGGGGTTGCCCGAACCGCTTCGATTGACCACCACCGATCATCAAGCCAGCCATATGGTTTGGCCAACCGTATTGATCAACGGATCCGTGGTGCCGATCGAATGGTCGGATCTGTCCGGGGAGCGAACCCGTGAATAG
- a CDS encoding PAS domain-containing protein has protein sequence MNRSTAKKATQSPLQRTGLVWLLTAVGLSTVAIVLAASFWSLVRIRADRVASDKLLAEVSSIANRGDRVVEHFGRNSLRLLNDNTANQGLDLQQHLSYQTDSWLDASIEIDQRIAGTVDELVSFTNEIQLLNFSCHRLAIKRARIRGMRSAGIRESEAAILHLQRILSSAEGTRMLELAKDFQIYKRLDGKAAQEAAQQFLEIWSTQFIQSEVGRDLDELLLLHQQLIAETNRDALIDLRDNQIKPRFDRLRRIFESQLPETATAEVVAIDSDRYDEATTAPAADPRLDALQQLETAFLGVGFTYDRGRQSILMGRGGLYQSCAQWLEVEAERELLKSSRVEHLSRYAKVKDQLLQRSAKTTSDSAHQATALVAKASMTILVIGLLSAVVFLILAKMIAKTISSQLNTLSQQSIELKAAKAEADKLSLVAKHTSNSVVITDSASRIEWVNDGFTRITGYAPKEVIGLVPGHFLPGEDTDPRTVELIRAAMLERKGFDVELINYHKDGTPYWIATEVRPIRDSDGSVMNFIAIGSDITSRKTADRERELLASELQASARQAGMAELAGEVLHNVGNALNSINVSAQTLRDRFDSPTCEHLTKASQLICDHEDQLADFVTLDPRGKQFPNFFRQLASVATSDRQSQLDEVRELIEKIDHVKEIVACQQAFSNQRSPREPASPVTVAEQAIKMNIASLGYHGIRLERDFESGSDVLLEKHSIIQVLMNLIKNAKESVVAADMADPCIKVSIRRRPHEITFIVSDNGMGIAKENFVEVFRHGYTTKESGQGYGLHSSGNMAQDLGGSLSAASEGERRGATFTLTVPTIEITSCIA, from the coding sequence GTGAATAGATCCACCGCCAAGAAAGCCACCCAGTCGCCCCTGCAACGCACGGGCCTGGTTTGGTTATTGACCGCCGTCGGATTAAGCACCGTAGCAATCGTGCTGGCGGCCTCGTTCTGGTCGCTCGTTCGAATTCGCGCCGATCGTGTTGCCAGCGACAAATTGCTGGCCGAAGTATCCAGCATCGCCAATCGTGGCGATCGAGTTGTGGAACATTTCGGACGTAATTCGCTGCGACTATTGAATGACAACACCGCCAATCAGGGATTGGACCTTCAACAGCATCTGTCCTACCAAACGGATTCATGGTTGGACGCATCGATTGAAATTGACCAGCGCATCGCCGGCACGGTCGACGAACTGGTTTCATTCACCAACGAGATTCAGCTGCTGAATTTCAGCTGTCACCGGCTGGCAATCAAACGAGCTCGCATTCGCGGAATGCGATCCGCTGGAATTCGCGAATCCGAAGCAGCAATCCTGCATCTGCAAAGGATCCTAAGTTCCGCCGAGGGGACACGGATGCTGGAACTTGCCAAGGACTTTCAAATTTACAAACGACTAGACGGAAAGGCTGCACAGGAAGCGGCCCAACAGTTTCTAGAGATCTGGTCTACGCAATTCATTCAGTCGGAAGTTGGGCGAGACCTGGACGAATTGCTGCTGTTGCACCAACAACTGATTGCCGAAACCAACCGCGACGCACTGATTGATTTACGAGACAATCAGATCAAGCCTCGTTTCGATCGATTGCGGCGCATCTTCGAATCGCAATTACCGGAAACGGCGACGGCCGAAGTCGTTGCAATCGACTCGGATCGTTACGACGAGGCAACCACAGCCCCCGCCGCCGACCCGCGTCTGGATGCACTGCAACAACTGGAAACAGCGTTTCTAGGCGTTGGTTTCACGTATGACCGAGGACGACAATCCATCTTGATGGGACGCGGTGGGTTGTATCAGAGCTGCGCACAATGGTTAGAAGTCGAAGCGGAACGCGAACTGTTGAAGTCGAGCCGTGTCGAACACCTAAGCAGGTATGCCAAGGTCAAAGATCAACTGCTTCAGCGTTCCGCCAAAACAACCAGCGATTCGGCCCACCAAGCCACCGCACTGGTTGCGAAAGCGTCGATGACCATTCTTGTGATCGGCTTGCTTTCGGCCGTGGTGTTCTTGATCCTGGCCAAAATGATTGCCAAGACGATCTCGTCCCAACTGAACACGCTGTCGCAGCAGTCCATTGAACTCAAGGCCGCCAAGGCGGAAGCGGACAAACTTTCGCTGGTCGCAAAACACACATCCAACTCCGTCGTGATCACCGATTCGGCGTCTAGAATCGAATGGGTCAATGATGGATTCACTCGGATCACGGGGTACGCCCCCAAGGAAGTCATCGGTTTAGTGCCGGGACACTTCTTGCCGGGCGAAGACACCGATCCAAGGACCGTCGAACTGATCCGCGCTGCGATGTTAGAACGCAAAGGTTTCGACGTCGAACTGATCAACTATCACAAAGATGGAACGCCCTATTGGATTGCAACGGAAGTGCGTCCAATTCGCGACAGTGATGGATCGGTGATGAACTTCATTGCGATCGGATCCGACATTACCAGTCGAAAGACGGCAGACAGGGAACGCGAACTTCTGGCCAGCGAATTGCAGGCCAGCGCCCGCCAGGCCGGGATGGCCGAACTTGCCGGCGAAGTGCTCCATAACGTAGGAAACGCGTTGAACAGCATCAACGTATCGGCACAAACGCTGCGTGACCGATTTGATTCGCCCACCTGCGAACATCTAACGAAAGCATCCCAACTGATCTGTGATCACGAGGATCAACTCGCCGACTTCGTCACCCTTGACCCTCGCGGCAAACAGTTCCCGAACTTCTTTCGGCAACTGGCTTCGGTGGCAACATCCGATCGTCAATCGCAATTGGACGAAGTCCGCGAATTGATCGAAAAGATTGATCACGTAAAAGAGATCGTTGCATGCCAGCAAGCATTTTCCAACCAACGTTCACCTCGTGAACCCGCATCCCCCGTCACGGTCGCCGAACAGGCGATCAAAATGAATATCGCATCGTTGGGGTATCACGGCATTCGCTTGGAAAGAGACTTCGAATCCGGTTCGGATGTCTTGCTGGAAAAACACTCCATCATCCAAGTTCTGATGAACCTGATCAAAAATGCCAAGGAATCGGTAGTGGCCGCCGACATGGCCGATCCCTGCATCAAGGTTTCCATCCGACGCCGACCTCACGAAATCACTTTCATCGTGTCCGACAACGGCATGGGCATTGCCAAAGAAAACTTTGTGGAAGTCTTTCGTCACGGGTACACAACCAAAGAATCCGGACAGGGCTATGGACTGCATTCATCCGGCAACATGGCCCAAGACTTGGGCGGATCGCTATCGGCCGCTAGCGAAGGCGAGCGGCGCGGAGCCACTTTCACACTGACCGTTCCAACCATCGAGATCACATCATGTATCGCGTAG
- a CDS encoding response regulator — MISNETKPRILIIDDNPSIHLDFRKILVADTESQNLLDAALAFFGDDDAPQDDGGYKLDVELDSAHQGEEGYQKTLAAVEEGRPYTLAFCDMRMPPGWDGLTTIEHLWKADPHLQVVICSAYSDSTWSEITKRLGRSDRLLILKKPFDNAEVMQLAVALIEKRRLISLASLKREELEQRVEERTVQLKERDQALRQKRKLEALGSLAGGIAHEFNNLLQAIMGYTNFAMEDLCQDEQPYDDLSHAMEATSRATAITAELLKFSRQSPPEKSIRQANEIIDTMTVLLKPLLSSRIEMSVEMCDDPGFVSVDLDQLSQALMNLCINARDAMEDGGKLSIQLYRQSSTDKTDCARRPGSLECGPSDFVVIAVTDNGSGMSEDIVERIFEPFYTTKEVGKGTGLGLSMVFGTLEDHGGCVTVESSEGSGSTFRLFLPLVSEPVEDSLCPIASDESAWTGGTETILLAEDDAIVRQITARVLISEGYTVIEAVDGQDAISKINENPDSIQLALLDIIMPHQSGHDVARHLAEVSPETPVIFCTGYDAALNDDAGSELQTSQRLIRKPIYPSTLLQEVRRMLDSHLACLTL, encoded by the coding sequence ATGATTAGCAACGAAACCAAACCGCGGATTCTGATCATCGATGACAACCCATCGATTCACTTGGACTTCCGAAAGATCCTGGTCGCTGATACCGAATCCCAGAACCTTCTAGACGCGGCACTTGCGTTTTTCGGTGATGACGATGCACCGCAGGACGACGGGGGATACAAGCTGGACGTCGAATTGGACTCAGCACACCAGGGCGAAGAGGGCTATCAGAAGACGCTGGCGGCCGTCGAAGAGGGGCGTCCCTACACGCTTGCGTTCTGTGACATGCGGATGCCACCCGGCTGGGACGGACTGACCACGATTGAACACCTGTGGAAAGCAGACCCTCATTTGCAAGTCGTGATCTGCAGCGCTTACTCAGATTCCACCTGGTCGGAAATCACCAAACGTCTCGGTCGCTCGGATCGTCTTCTAATCCTAAAAAAGCCTTTCGACAACGCCGAGGTCATGCAGTTGGCGGTTGCGTTGATCGAAAAACGGCGATTGATCAGCCTAGCGTCGTTGAAGCGAGAGGAACTGGAACAACGGGTCGAAGAGCGAACCGTGCAGTTGAAAGAACGCGACCAAGCTTTACGCCAAAAGCGAAAACTTGAAGCGCTCGGATCGCTGGCTGGCGGAATTGCCCATGAATTCAATAACCTTTTGCAAGCCATCATGGGCTATACGAATTTCGCCATGGAAGACCTTTGCCAAGATGAACAGCCTTACGACGACTTGTCGCATGCCATGGAAGCAACCTCGCGAGCCACAGCGATCACGGCCGAACTACTGAAGTTCAGCCGCCAATCGCCTCCTGAAAAATCGATTCGACAAGCCAACGAAATCATCGACACGATGACCGTTCTGCTGAAGCCCCTGCTTTCGTCGCGGATCGAAATGAGTGTCGAAATGTGCGACGACCCCGGGTTCGTGTCGGTCGACTTGGATCAACTTTCCCAGGCCCTAATGAATCTATGCATCAACGCTCGGGATGCGATGGAAGACGGTGGCAAGCTATCGATCCAACTTTATCGTCAATCGAGTACCGACAAAACGGATTGTGCAAGGAGGCCCGGGTCATTGGAATGCGGGCCGAGCGATTTCGTGGTGATTGCTGTCACGGACAACGGCAGCGGAATGTCGGAAGATATCGTCGAAAGGATTTTCGAACCGTTCTATACGACCAAGGAAGTCGGAAAGGGCACCGGGTTGGGATTGTCGATGGTGTTTGGAACGTTGGAAGATCACGGCGGCTGCGTCACAGTGGAAAGCAGCGAAGGAAGCGGATCGACTTTCCGACTGTTCCTGCCGTTGGTCAGTGAACCAGTCGAAGATTCGCTTTGCCCGATCGCTAGCGACGAATCCGCTTGGACGGGCGGAACGGAAACGATTCTGTTGGCCGAAGACGATGCAATCGTCCGCCAAATCACCGCCCGAGTCCTGATCAGCGAAGGCTACACCGTGATCGAAGCGGTCGATGGTCAAGACGCGATTTCGAAGATCAACGAGAATCCGGATTCCATCCAGCTGGCGCTGTTAGACATCATCATGCCGCATCAAAGTGGCCATGACGTGGCTCGGCATCTGGCCGAAGTCAGTCCTGAAACCCCAGTGATTTTCTGTACCGGCTACGACGCTGCGTTGAATGACGACGCAGGGTCGGAACTTCAAACCTCCCAGCGGCTGATCCGCAAACCAATCTATCCATCAACTCTATTGCAGGAAGTACGCCGGATGCTTGATTCCCATCTGGCTTGTCTGACTCTTTGA
- a CDS encoding response regulator, which produces MNTTNTLALVVDDEPLVRNLTVRALTREGFECDQAQDGHEGARMVAKNDYTVVVTDLKMPNQNGHAFAVELMSSPHPPAVVILTGVTEPRLAKDLLSRGIEDIVYKPIDYAVFGMKVRAIADRALAKSASSNSATGAEADEMAENSISQANPGPLVAESGRGPTSHDATITLGSVAERIKSGDGIIAIGEATLQVYRMTDSDELDANALSNSIATSAVLSDEIIKLAQSPFYNPAGAKVPDLSRAVVQIGRKRVGHLALAATAQAALSIGDPSPLNVRLIWAKGVAAGLAVEMMVEQGGHEAIADGLALCATMQNAAPVALARLFPGRYQSMVNKWSDTGVSFEAAERTCLGDDLQAIHRLALGASGMSQREIDVIVHLRDDEDSLSKLPEELQNRVKLVKLAGQIAEAVIGVWDNWDEIAMPEPGVADVLQLWSVDTIIERTTANLKGINLTFVENSKSSADDPDPRELTYCDSASDSFDFLESVVSSIIPNVERGFNPTAAKGNVLVNCIGACNEDIFAMVETAEEADLCVAISRQDEDFYQSLPRVVSFPSSYGVVQSKLRSAVQ; this is translated from the coding sequence ATGAACACAACCAACACTCTTGCACTTGTCGTGGACGACGAACCGCTGGTTCGAAACCTAACCGTACGCGCTTTGACGCGTGAAGGATTCGAATGCGACCAGGCTCAGGATGGCCACGAAGGCGCTCGCATGGTCGCCAAAAACGACTACACCGTTGTGGTGACGGATCTGAAGATGCCCAACCAAAATGGGCATGCGTTTGCCGTTGAATTGATGTCCAGCCCCCATCCACCGGCGGTTGTGATTCTGACCGGAGTCACCGAACCAAGACTTGCAAAGGATTTGTTGAGTCGAGGCATCGAAGACATTGTTTACAAACCGATCGACTATGCAGTTTTTGGGATGAAGGTCCGTGCGATTGCCGATCGGGCGTTGGCAAAGTCAGCATCCTCGAATTCCGCGACCGGTGCGGAAGCCGATGAAATGGCGGAAAATTCCATCTCACAAGCGAACCCGGGGCCGCTCGTTGCCGAGTCAGGCAGAGGACCAACCAGCCACGATGCGACAATCACGTTGGGATCGGTGGCCGAGCGGATCAAGTCGGGTGATGGAATCATCGCTATCGGTGAAGCAACGCTGCAGGTCTATCGCATGACGGATTCTGATGAACTGGATGCGAATGCGCTTTCGAATTCGATCGCCACCAGTGCGGTATTGAGCGACGAAATCATCAAGCTTGCCCAAAGTCCGTTCTACAACCCTGCGGGAGCGAAGGTCCCCGACCTGTCGCGGGCGGTGGTTCAAATCGGCAGAAAACGCGTTGGCCATCTCGCGTTGGCGGCAACGGCCCAAGCAGCCCTATCGATCGGCGACCCATCACCGCTGAACGTTCGTCTGATTTGGGCAAAGGGTGTCGCCGCGGGCTTGGCCGTCGAAATGATGGTGGAACAGGGCGGACACGAGGCGATTGCGGATGGTTTGGCGCTGTGTGCCACGATGCAAAATGCCGCTCCGGTCGCATTGGCCAGGCTGTTCCCCGGTCGTTACCAATCGATGGTCAACAAATGGTCCGACACCGGTGTTTCATTCGAAGCCGCAGAGAGAACCTGCTTGGGTGACGATCTGCAAGCCATCCACCGACTGGCCCTAGGCGCATCCGGCATGAGCCAACGCGAAATCGACGTGATTGTGCATCTGCGTGATGACGAAGACAGCCTGTCGAAGCTTCCCGAAGAACTGCAAAACCGAGTCAAACTGGTCAAGCTGGCCGGTCAGATCGCCGAGGCGGTCATCGGTGTCTGGGACAACTGGGACGAAATCGCCATGCCGGAACCCGGGGTCGCAGACGTCCTGCAGCTATGGTCGGTTGATACCATCATTGAAAGGACAACCGCCAACCTGAAAGGGATCAACCTAACATTCGTCGAAAACTCTAAGTCGTCTGCTGATGATCCAGATCCGCGCGAACTGACCTATTGCGATTCAGCGTCGGATTCGTTCGATTTCCTAGAGTCGGTTGTCTCGTCGATCATCCCCAACGTCGAACGCGGTTTCAATCCGACCGCGGCCAAGGGGAATGTCTTGGTGAACTGCATTGGTGCTTGCAACGAGGACATTTTTGCGATGGTGGAAACCGCCGAGGAGGCCGATCTGTGCGTCGCGATCAGTCGCCAAGACGAAGATTTTTATCAGAGCCTTCCACGGGTCGTTTCGTTCCCCAGTAGCTACGGCGTCGTCCAGTCGAAACTACGTTCTGCGGTCCAGTAG